A window of Mucilaginibacter sp. PAMC 26640 contains these coding sequences:
- a CDS encoding 50S ribosomal protein L33: protein MAKKGNRVQVILECTEHKTSGMPGMSRYITTKNKKNTTERLEMKKFNPVLRKVTVHKEIK from the coding sequence ATGGCTAAGAAAGGTAACAGGGTTCAGGTAATATTAGAATGCACAGAGCATAAAACCAGCGGCATGCCGGGTATGTCTCGCTACATTACCACCAAAAACAAAAAGAACACAACCGAGCGTTTGGAAATGAAAAAATTCAACCCGGTATTACGTAAAGTAACAGTTCATAAAGAAATTAAATAG
- a CDS encoding malate dehydrogenase has product MLLAEPILRIFTQNIFIAIGCSEAHAALAADVLLKSDMRGIDSHGVARLSGYIRLWEKQRINPTPNIRVVHETATTATIDGDAGLGLVVAPFAMQIAIEKAKTYGSGWVSVRNSNHFGIAGYHALMAVEQEMIGFAMTNASPLVAPTFSNERLLGTNPMCYAFPAGKYPPVVVDMATSAAANGKLEIAQRSGKLVPEGWIQDQQGNVTTDSHALKSGGALLPLGSDREHGSHKGFGLSATVDILSGVLSGAGFGPWVPPFASFLEPPVNPPGIGIGHFLGAMRIDGFRPAAGFKADMDLWIERFKSASTINPNQKVIIPGEPELAAELDRMQNGIPLVDAVVEDLNELAVRLGVMPLQPLC; this is encoded by the coding sequence ATGCTGTTAGCCGAACCCATACTCCGAATCTTTACTCAAAATATTTTCATTGCCATAGGCTGCAGCGAGGCACATGCTGCGTTAGCTGCAGACGTATTGCTCAAGTCAGATATGCGGGGGATAGATTCGCACGGCGTTGCCCGCCTGAGTGGCTATATCCGCTTGTGGGAGAAGCAACGAATTAACCCGACCCCCAACATCCGGGTGGTGCATGAAACGGCTACCACCGCTACTATTGATGGCGATGCCGGGTTAGGTTTAGTGGTGGCGCCATTTGCTATGCAGATAGCTATCGAAAAAGCTAAGACATACGGTTCGGGCTGGGTGTCGGTACGTAACTCCAATCATTTTGGCATAGCCGGGTACCATGCGCTTATGGCTGTGGAACAGGAAATGATCGGCTTCGCGATGACCAATGCGAGCCCGCTGGTTGCGCCTACTTTCTCCAATGAGCGCCTTCTGGGCACTAATCCCATGTGCTATGCTTTCCCTGCAGGCAAGTATCCACCGGTAGTTGTGGATATGGCTACTTCAGCAGCTGCCAACGGCAAGCTGGAAATAGCCCAGCGCAGTGGTAAGCTGGTACCCGAAGGCTGGATCCAGGACCAGCAGGGCAACGTCACCACCGATTCGCACGCGCTCAAATCCGGTGGCGCGCTCCTGCCGTTGGGCAGCGACCGCGAGCATGGAAGCCACAAAGGTTTCGGGTTGAGTGCTACCGTAGACATCCTCTCGGGGGTGTTATCCGGTGCCGGATTTGGCCCATGGGTGCCTCCATTTGCGTCATTTCTTGAGCCCCCTGTGAATCCTCCGGGTATAGGCATCGGGCACTTTTTAGGTGCTATGCGGATAGATGGATTTCGGCCGGCAGCCGGGTTTAAGGCTGATATGGATCTTTGGATCGAACGCTTTAAATCAGCATCCACCATCAATCCCAATCAAAAAGTAATCATCCCCGGCGAACCCGAGCTGGCAGCAGAATTGGACCGAATGCAAAACGGCATCCCTTTGGTGGATGCCGTTGTAGAAGATTTGAATGAGTTAGCGGTGAGGTTGGGTGTAATGCCCTTGCAACCGTTATGTTAA
- a CDS encoding 5'/3'-nucleotidase SurE, which yields MAKSTKHTQPTILVVNDDGITAPGIKALMHVMKEIGRVVVVAPDSPQSGMGHAITIGKPLRLDEVDLYDGIEMYRCSGTPVDCVKLAVTKIFKGQKPDLCVSGINHGLNNSINVLYSGTMSAAVEGAIESIPSIGFSLDDYSLQANFDHCLKFIKEIALQVLQNGLPVGTLLNVNFPHTHDIKGIKICRQANAKWAEEFDERTDPYKRPYYWLTGVFQNNDKGEDTDVWALEHNYASIVPVQFDMTAHHAIPLLNTWNFNVE from the coding sequence ATGGCAAAAAGCACAAAACACACTCAACCCACTATACTTGTTGTAAATGATGATGGTATTACCGCGCCTGGCATTAAGGCCCTGATGCACGTAATGAAAGAAATTGGCCGCGTGGTGGTGGTAGCACCGGATAGTCCGCAATCGGGCATGGGGCATGCTATTACCATTGGCAAGCCGCTCCGGTTAGATGAAGTAGACTTGTACGATGGCATAGAAATGTATCGCTGCAGCGGTACCCCTGTAGATTGCGTCAAGCTGGCCGTTACCAAGATCTTTAAAGGCCAAAAGCCCGATCTCTGTGTTTCCGGCATCAATCATGGGCTTAATAATTCCATCAATGTGCTGTACTCTGGTACCATGTCTGCAGCCGTTGAAGGAGCTATCGAAAGTATCCCATCCATAGGATTTTCACTTGATGATTATTCGCTGCAGGCGAACTTTGACCATTGCTTAAAATTCATCAAGGAGATTGCATTACAAGTTTTGCAGAACGGCTTGCCGGTTGGCACCCTGCTTAATGTGAATTTCCCCCATACGCACGACATTAAAGGCATCAAGATCTGCCGGCAGGCAAACGCCAAATGGGCCGAAGAATTTGATGAACGGACCGACCCGTATAAACGCCCGTATTACTGGCTCACCGGTGTTTTCCAAAATAACGATAAAGGTGAGGATACCGATGTTTGGGCACTCGAGCATAATTACGCATCCATCGTACCCGTACAGTTTGATATGACGGCACACCACGCCATCCCGCTTTTAAATACCTGGAATTTTAATGTTGAATAA
- a CDS encoding general stress protein CsbD has protein sequence MDKLELKGGWNELKGKIKQAYGDITDDDLKHEEGKDDETLGRIQQKTGKTREDVISWLKSL, from the coding sequence ATGGATAAATTAGAATTGAAAGGCGGCTGGAACGAGCTGAAGGGCAAGATAAAACAAGCTTACGGTGATATTACCGATGATGATTTGAAACACGAAGAAGGTAAGGACGATGAAACGCTTGGCCGTATCCAACAGAAAACCGGAAAAACCCGCGAAGACGTAATCAGTTGGTTGAAAAGTTTATAA
- a CDS encoding signal recognition particle-docking protein FtsY, with amino-acid sequence MGLFDFFKKKESTQQEQQALDTGLEKTKDNFFSKLTKVVAGKSTVDDDVLDDLEEVLVTSDVGVSTTLKIIDRIQARVARDKYVGTSELNNMLKEEIQKLLAENNSNDFQTFEYGDHKPYVIMVVGVNGVGKTTTIGKLAHKLKQAGNQVVLGAADTFRAAAVDQIKLWGERVGVKVVAQAMGSDPASVAYDTLRSAVSNGDDVAIIDTAGRLHNKVGLMNELTKIKNVMQKVIPGAPHEILLVLDASTGQNAIEQCKQFTEATNVNALALTKLDGTAKGGVVIGISDQFKIPVKYIGVGEGMDHLQLFDRQAFVNSLFKS; translated from the coding sequence ATGGGATTATTTGATTTTTTCAAGAAAAAAGAAAGTACGCAGCAGGAACAGCAGGCGCTTGATACCGGCCTGGAAAAAACCAAGGACAATTTCTTTTCAAAATTAACCAAGGTCGTTGCCGGTAAATCTACTGTCGACGATGATGTGCTGGATGACCTGGAAGAAGTGCTGGTAACATCTGATGTTGGCGTAAGTACAACTTTAAAGATCATCGACCGGATCCAGGCCCGGGTTGCACGCGATAAATACGTGGGCACATCGGAATTGAACAACATGCTGAAGGAGGAGATCCAGAAGCTATTGGCCGAAAACAACAGCAACGATTTCCAGACCTTTGAATATGGCGATCATAAGCCATATGTGATTATGGTTGTTGGTGTAAATGGCGTGGGCAAAACTACTACTATTGGCAAGCTGGCCCATAAACTGAAACAAGCAGGCAACCAGGTAGTACTTGGCGCTGCCGATACCTTTCGCGCAGCAGCCGTAGATCAGATAAAACTTTGGGGCGAACGCGTGGGCGTAAAAGTGGTAGCACAAGCCATGGGCAGCGATCCGGCTTCTGTAGCATACGATACATTACGTTCGGCAGTATCAAACGGCGATGATGTGGCAATTATTGACACCGCCGGCCGTTTACATAATAAGGTAGGCTTGATGAACGAACTTACCAAGATCAAAAATGTGATGCAAAAGGTAATCCCCGGCGCCCCGCACGAGATTTTGCTGGTGCTGGATGCATCAACCGGTCAAAATGCCATTGAGCAATGCAAACAGTTCACAGAAGCCACTAACGTTAATGCTTTGGCTTTAACCAAATTAGATGGTACCGCAAAAGGTGGTGTAGTGATAGGCATATCAGATCAGTTTAAGATCCCCGTAAAATACATAGGTGTAGGCGAAGGCATGGATCATTTGCAGTTATTTGATCGCCAGGCATTCGTTAACAGCCTGTTTAAATCATAA
- a CDS encoding lipid-A-disaccharide synthase: MKYYLVAGEASGDLHGASLMKALKEKDAKAEFRYFGGDLMAAEGGKLVKHYQDMAFMGFVEVAANLRKILKNMSLCKEDVLAYHPDVLVLIDFPGFNLKIADFAKKQGLLVCYYISPKVWAWNQKRVLKIKKSVDHLFCILPFEVEFYKTWGMAIDYVGNPLLDAVDAFTPNPNFLNQNMLAGKKIVALLPGSRKQEISRLLPEMAKVAKRFTNYQFVIAGAPTFDADYYRQYIGSTPIPVVFNATYDLLRNSEAAIVASGTATLETALLNVPQVVVYKGNTVTIGIAKMLIKIKFISLVNLILDRQIVKELIQNDCDFHSISNELDKLVGIEDYRNRMLANYDLLDERMGKPGASAKTAVLIIKYATKK; encoded by the coding sequence ATGAAATATTACCTGGTTGCCGGTGAAGCCTCCGGCGATTTGCATGGAGCCAGCCTCATGAAAGCGCTGAAGGAGAAAGATGCCAAAGCCGAATTTCGTTACTTTGGCGGCGACCTGATGGCGGCTGAAGGCGGCAAGCTGGTAAAGCATTACCAAGACATGGCCTTTATGGGTTTTGTTGAAGTAGCTGCCAATCTGCGTAAGATATTGAAAAACATGAGCCTTTGTAAAGAGGACGTGCTTGCATATCACCCGGATGTACTAGTGCTAATTGATTTCCCAGGTTTTAACCTCAAGATAGCCGACTTTGCTAAAAAGCAGGGTTTGCTGGTTTGTTACTACATCTCCCCGAAAGTTTGGGCCTGGAACCAAAAACGGGTTTTAAAGATCAAAAAATCTGTAGATCATTTGTTTTGTATACTGCCCTTTGAAGTGGAGTTTTATAAGACATGGGGCATGGCGATCGATTACGTAGGGAACCCGCTTTTAGATGCCGTTGATGCCTTTACACCCAATCCAAATTTCCTGAACCAGAATATGCTTGCCGGGAAAAAAATAGTTGCTTTATTACCTGGCAGTCGCAAACAGGAGATCAGCCGCTTGCTACCGGAAATGGCTAAAGTTGCCAAACGCTTTACCAATTACCAATTTGTTATTGCCGGTGCCCCAACGTTTGATGCAGATTATTATAGACAGTACATTGGCAGCACACCCATCCCAGTAGTATTTAATGCCACTTATGATTTGCTCCGTAATTCAGAGGCTGCTATTGTAGCCTCAGGCACCGCAACTTTAGAAACCGCCCTGCTCAACGTGCCGCAGGTAGTGGTTTACAAAGGCAACACCGTTACTATCGGGATTGCAAAAATGCTGATCAAAATCAAATTTATTTCGCTGGTTAACCTGATATTGGATAGGCAGATAGTAAAGGAATTAATTCAGAACGATTGCGATTTTCATAGTATTTCCAATGAATTAGATAAACTGGTAGGAATTGAAGACTACCGTAATCGGATGTTGGCCAATTATGATCTACTGGATGAGCGGATGGGCAAGCCTGGCGCCTCTGCAAAAACTGCCGTATTGATCATTAAATATGCCACAAAAAAATAA
- a CDS encoding 50S ribosomal protein L28, whose amino-acid sequence MSRICDLTGKGYMNGNSVSNSNAKTKRKFYPNLQLKKFYIPEEDKWITLKVSTSAVKTISKLGITACINKFVKKGSI is encoded by the coding sequence ATGTCAAGAATTTGTGATTTAACAGGAAAAGGCTACATGAACGGTAACAGCGTATCAAACTCGAACGCTAAAACCAAACGTAAGTTCTATCCAAACTTACAGCTTAAGAAATTTTATATACCTGAAGAAGATAAATGGATCACTTTAAAAGTATCTACTTCTGCTGTTAAAACTATCAGCAAATTAGGTATTACCGCTTGTATCAACAAGTTCGTAAAAAAAGGTTCTATTTAA
- a CDS encoding MFS transporter permease → MPVTTHKPELTTTTLWVMTLTTGLVVANLYYNQPLLHDMAETFHVSNGEAGQVSMLTQVGYAVGMFFVVPLADMVKRKRLMLINFAFVVTALLITAMAPNIHILILSGFLLGCTSIIPQLLVPMAAHLADPAERGKKIGFIMSGLLIGILLSRTLSGFVGAHLGWRAMFYIAAGIMMVMWLLIFLMLPEVEPDYKGNYGQLMKSMVDLVKKEPKLRLASLRGALCFACFSAFWTTLVFMLKQNFNEGSDVAGAFGLAGAFGAIAAGLMGRLSDKVDAFKLSTFTLLLVLVSFVIFWFSAYSIAGLIIGVIIMDMGVQATHISNQAIIFSLDPAARNRINTVYMVSYFVGGATGTFLATRIWGIYNWPGICVLAIILSSIAIVVHLLTRKTMQRGV, encoded by the coding sequence ATGCCCGTTACAACACATAAACCAGAATTAACCACTACCACTCTGTGGGTAATGACTCTTACCACAGGCCTGGTAGTAGCCAACCTATATTATAACCAGCCATTATTGCATGATATGGCGGAGACTTTTCATGTTAGCAATGGGGAAGCGGGACAAGTGAGTATGCTAACGCAGGTTGGCTACGCCGTGGGGATGTTTTTTGTAGTGCCCCTGGCTGATATGGTTAAACGCAAGCGGCTGATGCTGATCAACTTTGCATTTGTTGTAACTGCGCTACTGATCACCGCTATGGCGCCTAATATCCATATACTAATCCTCTCAGGCTTTTTATTAGGATGCACCTCCATTATTCCGCAACTGCTGGTGCCAATGGCAGCGCACCTGGCCGACCCTGCCGAGCGCGGCAAAAAAATAGGCTTTATTATGAGCGGTTTACTCATCGGCATCCTGCTTTCGCGAACGCTGAGTGGTTTTGTTGGGGCACACCTGGGCTGGCGGGCAATGTTTTATATTGCTGCGGGAATTATGATGGTAATGTGGTTGCTGATTTTTTTAATGCTGCCAGAGGTAGAGCCAGATTATAAAGGCAACTACGGGCAGTTAATGAAATCAATGGTAGACCTGGTAAAAAAAGAACCAAAACTCCGGTTGGCTTCCTTACGCGGCGCCTTGTGTTTCGCTTGCTTCAGCGCTTTTTGGACTACCCTGGTATTTATGCTGAAACAAAACTTTAATGAGGGGAGTGACGTAGCCGGTGCTTTCGGGCTGGCAGGTGCCTTTGGAGCCATAGCTGCAGGCCTCATGGGCCGCCTGAGCGATAAAGTGGATGCCTTTAAATTATCAACTTTTACACTGCTCCTGGTATTGGTATCCTTTGTGATCTTTTGGTTTTCGGCCTACAGTATCGCAGGACTGATTATTGGCGTTATTATTATGGATATGGGGGTGCAGGCAACTCATATTTCTAACCAGGCCATCATCTTCTCTTTAGACCCGGCGGCCCGTAACCGCATTAATACCGTATATATGGTAAGTTACTTTGTAGGGGGTGCTACCGGCACTTTCCTGGCAACGCGTATATGGGGAATCTATAACTGGCCGGGCATCTGCGTACTGGCGATAATCCTTTCGTCAATTGCCATCGTGGTTCACCTTTTAACACGCAAAACGATGCAGCGCGGTGTCTGA
- a CDS encoding ribosomal protein S12 methylthiotransferase RimO, giving the protein MRTKIISKPILTAKPRVNVVTLGCSKNIYDSEVLMGQLKGNAYDVVHEAEKLRSNDIIVINTCGFIDNAKQESIDTILQYSELKEQGKVGKVIVTGCLSERYKPELEAEITNVDAYFGTNDLQNILTNIGADYRHELIGERLLTTPSHFAYFKIAEGCNRPCSFCAIPLMRGKHVSTPMYQLVKNAESLVKNGTKELILIAQDLTYYGLDLYGKRNLDELLRRLSDVNGVEWIRLQYAYPSGFPMEILDAMDERSNICKYLDMPLQHITDNMLKSMRRGITKQKTIDVVNEIRDRVPNIAMRTTLITGYPGETEYDFEEMQQWVADTKFDRLGCFTYSHEEKTHAHSLVDDVPEEVKQERADAIMEIQQGISFDKNQEKIGNTYKVLIDKKDGGYFVGRTEYDSPEVDNEVLIDASADYAAVGSFVNVKINTAEDFDLYGQIVK; this is encoded by the coding sequence ATGAGGACGAAAATAATCAGCAAGCCGATACTAACCGCTAAACCACGAGTAAACGTGGTTACACTCGGTTGTTCCAAAAACATATATGATAGCGAAGTACTGATGGGCCAGCTGAAAGGCAATGCCTATGATGTGGTACACGAGGCAGAAAAGCTGCGCAGCAATGATATCATCGTTATTAACACCTGCGGATTTATAGATAATGCCAAACAGGAATCTATCGATACAATTCTGCAATACAGCGAACTTAAAGAACAGGGTAAGGTTGGTAAAGTTATCGTTACGGGTTGCTTAAGCGAGCGCTACAAACCAGAACTTGAGGCCGAGATCACCAATGTTGATGCTTATTTCGGCACCAACGATCTGCAAAATATCCTGACCAATATCGGCGCTGATTATCGCCATGAATTAATTGGCGAGCGGCTATTAACCACGCCTTCACACTTCGCTTACTTTAAAATAGCTGAGGGTTGTAACCGCCCATGCTCATTTTGTGCTATCCCGTTAATGCGCGGCAAACACGTAAGTACCCCGATGTACCAGCTGGTAAAGAATGCAGAAAGCCTGGTGAAAAACGGCACGAAGGAGCTGATCCTGATTGCTCAGGATCTCACCTATTACGGCCTCGACCTTTACGGAAAGCGCAATCTCGATGAGCTGCTTCGCCGCTTAAGCGATGTTAACGGCGTGGAGTGGATCCGCCTGCAATATGCCTATCCTTCCGGTTTCCCGATGGAGATCCTGGATGCCATGGACGAACGTTCTAATATTTGCAAGTACTTGGATATGCCGCTGCAGCATATTACGGATAACATGCTAAAATCTATGCGCCGTGGTATTACCAAGCAAAAAACGATAGATGTGGTGAATGAGATTCGCGACCGGGTGCCTAATATCGCTATGCGCACAACGCTTATTACCGGATATCCCGGCGAAACCGAATATGATTTTGAAGAAATGCAGCAATGGGTGGCTGATACCAAATTCGACCGCCTGGGTTGTTTCACATACTCGCACGAAGAGAAAACACATGCGCATTCGTTGGTAGATGATGTGCCTGAGGAAGTAAAGCAAGAACGCGCGGATGCCATTATGGAAATTCAGCAGGGCATCTCCTTCGATAAAAACCAGGAGAAAATAGGCAACACCTACAAAGTGCTGATCGACAAAAAAGACGGCGGCTATTTTGTGGGCCGTACAGAGTACGATTCGCCAGAGGTGGATAACGAAGTGTTGATAGATGCCAGCGCAGATTATGCCGCCGTAGGCAGCTTTGTAAATGTAAAGATCAATACTGCAGAAGACTTTGACCTTTATGGACAAATTGTAAAATAA
- a CDS encoding acetyl-coenzyme A synthetase (Acs; catalyzes the conversion of acetate and CoA to acetyl-CoA), with translation MQVTSFEEYQQAYKLSVEQPEQFWEGIANNFLWKKKWDKVLDWNFTEPKIKWFEGAKLNITENCLDRHLEKNGDTPAIIWEPNDPAEDHRILTYKQLHDKVCQFAHVLKNNGAKKGDRICIYMPMVPELAIAVLACARIGAIHSVVFGGFSAQSIADRIKDAECNIVITADGGYRGTKEVPLKSIIDDALVQCPSIKKVIVLTRSHTPVSMIKGRDVWWEDEVKKVETQGNPECPAEEMDAEDMLFILYTSGSTGKPKGVVHTCGGYMVYTGYTFSNAFQYQPGEVYFCTADIGWITGHSYIAYGPLTQGATSVLFEGVPTWPDAGRLWDIVEKFKVNILYTAPTAIRSLMSFGDDVVKDKDFSSLKKLGSVGEPLNEEAWHWFDEKIGKGNCPIVDTWWQTETGGFMISPIANVTPLKPGYVTLPLPGVQPVLVDENGKEIEGNGVSGNLCIKFPWPGMLRTTYGDHERCRTTYFATYENLYFTGDGCLRDEDGYYRITGRVDDVLNVSGHRIGTAEVENAINMHSTVVESAVVGYPHDIKGQGVYAFVVCPNQHGDSELTRKDIMMTVSRIIGAIAKPDKIQFVSGLPKTRSGKIMRRILRKIAEGDTANLGDTSTLLDPAVVEEIKEGAL, from the coding sequence ATGCAAGTTACATCATTTGAAGAATACCAGCAAGCTTATAAGCTTAGTGTTGAACAGCCCGAGCAGTTTTGGGAGGGTATTGCCAACAATTTCCTTTGGAAAAAAAAGTGGGATAAAGTGCTCGACTGGAATTTTACAGAACCCAAAATAAAATGGTTTGAGGGGGCCAAACTCAACATTACCGAAAACTGCCTGGATCGTCACCTGGAAAAGAACGGCGACACGCCGGCTATTATTTGGGAGCCGAACGACCCGGCAGAGGATCACCGGATCCTTACCTATAAGCAACTGCACGATAAAGTTTGCCAGTTTGCGCATGTGCTAAAAAACAACGGCGCCAAAAAAGGCGACCGTATATGCATTTACATGCCAATGGTGCCCGAACTGGCCATAGCTGTGCTAGCTTGTGCCCGTATTGGTGCAATTCACTCGGTGGTATTTGGCGGGTTTTCCGCACAGTCAATAGCTGATAGGATTAAAGATGCTGAATGTAATATTGTGATTACTGCCGATGGCGGTTATCGTGGTACTAAGGAAGTGCCTTTGAAATCGATCATAGATGATGCGCTGGTACAGTGCCCGAGCATTAAAAAGGTCATCGTACTTACGCGTAGTCACACCCCGGTATCCATGATAAAAGGGCGCGATGTATGGTGGGAAGATGAAGTTAAAAAAGTAGAAACACAAGGTAACCCAGAATGCCCGGCCGAAGAAATGGACGCGGAGGATATGCTGTTCATCCTTTATACATCCGGGTCTACCGGCAAGCCTAAAGGTGTGGTACATACCTGTGGTGGTTACATGGTTTATACGGGCTATACTTTTAGCAACGCTTTCCAGTATCAACCGGGCGAGGTGTATTTCTGTACGGCTGATATCGGGTGGATCACCGGTCACTCTTATATTGCCTACGGTCCGCTTACCCAGGGGGCAACTTCGGTATTATTCGAGGGCGTACCTACCTGGCCTGATGCCGGCCGGTTATGGGACATTGTAGAGAAATTCAAAGTAAATATCTTATATACGGCGCCTACAGCCATCCGCTCGCTGATGAGTTTTGGCGATGACGTGGTAAAGGATAAAGATTTTAGCTCGCTTAAAAAACTGGGCTCGGTAGGGGAGCCGCTGAATGAGGAGGCCTGGCACTGGTTTGATGAAAAGATAGGTAAAGGCAACTGCCCTATTGTAGATACCTGGTGGCAAACCGAAACCGGTGGATTCATGATTTCGCCTATTGCCAATGTTACCCCGCTTAAACCGGGCTATGTTACCCTGCCATTGCCGGGTGTGCAGCCGGTATTGGTTGATGAAAATGGTAAGGAGATTGAAGGTAACGGTGTAAGCGGTAACCTTTGTATCAAATTTCCATGGCCTGGTATGCTGCGTACCACCTACGGCGACCATGAGCGTTGCCGTACCACTTATTTTGCTACTTACGAAAATTTATATTTCACCGGGGATGGCTGCCTGCGCGATGAGGACGGCTACTACCGCATTACCGGCAGGGTTGATGATGTGCTGAACGTGTCCGGGCACCGCATTGGCACCGCCGAGGTGGAGAACGCCATTAACATGCACAGCACCGTTGTGGAGAGTGCCGTGGTGGGTTACCCGCACGATATTAAAGGCCAGGGCGTGTATGCGTTCGTGGTATGCCCTAATCAGCATGGCGACTCAGAACTTACCCGTAAGGATATTATGATGACCGTATCGCGCATCATTGGTGCTATTGCCAAGCCTGATAAGATCCAGTTTGTGAGCGGCCTGCCTAAAACACGTTCCGGTAAAATCATGCGCAGGATCTTAAGGAAGATTGCAGAAGGCGATACTGCCAATTTAGGCGATACTTCTACCTTGCTGGATCCGGCTGTTGTGGAGGAGATTAAAGAGGGCGCTTTGTAA
- a CDS encoding bacillithiol biosynthesis cysteine-adding enzyme BshC, whose protein sequence is MEAACIDYKETGFFSQTVIDYLEDVPELRSFYSHRPTLAGFAELFKNKKVIADRQLLVEVLTEQYFGKAEGLNHDKSASNHNPDLASADLVLKKIASLGLPDTYTVTTGHQLNIFTGPLYFIYKIVTAIKLCRELKEAHPDKDFVPVYWMASEDHDFAEINYTNIGGKKVHWWYEASGATGRINPDTMRQALNQYKGVLGIDGHSSELGQMVETAYTAFDKLADATRYLVNALFGRYGLLIIDADDHRLKASFAPIIERDIIEQNSFKNISAVNEQLQNLGVHIQVNPREINFFYLKDQLRERLVLENDRYSVNNTDISFTEEELKQEITSAPERFSPNVVMRPLYQECILPNIAYIGGGAEVVYWLELKSNFDFYNVDFPILILRNSGLVIRKETAAKIKSMELSPAEIFKTADEIKNNWVQKHSNHDLTLNEEWREMQCIFEKIKLRAHKIDPTLSPSAGAVQARLKHAMDNFQKKLVKAEKRNYKTRLEQIEHIKEDLFPKNSLQERQENFGLSYVKWGQLFIDELIRNFEPLDFKFTVLAE, encoded by the coding sequence ATGGAAGCTGCCTGTATTGACTATAAAGAAACGGGATTCTTTTCCCAAACGGTTATTGATTACCTGGAAGACGTTCCGGAGTTACGGTCCTTTTACAGCCACCGCCCTACCCTTGCAGGGTTCGCCGAACTTTTTAAAAACAAAAAGGTAATTGCTGACCGCCAGCTTTTAGTCGAAGTATTAACCGAACAGTATTTTGGCAAAGCTGAAGGCCTGAATCACGACAAATCTGCGAGTAATCATAACCCTGATTTAGCATCGGCTGATCTTGTCCTAAAAAAAATTGCGTCGCTGGGATTACCGGATACCTATACAGTTACTACCGGTCACCAGCTAAATATTTTTACAGGTCCGCTTTATTTTATTTACAAGATAGTAACTGCGATTAAACTTTGCCGGGAGTTGAAGGAAGCGCATCCAGATAAGGATTTTGTACCGGTATATTGGATGGCATCCGAAGATCATGATTTTGCGGAGATCAACTACACCAACATTGGCGGTAAAAAAGTGCACTGGTGGTATGAGGCATCTGGCGCCACCGGCCGCATCAACCCGGATACCATGCGCCAGGCGCTTAACCAATATAAGGGTGTACTGGGTATAGATGGACACTCATCCGAATTGGGCCAAATGGTTGAAACCGCTTACACCGCTTTTGATAAACTGGCAGACGCTACACGGTATTTGGTGAATGCGCTGTTTGGCCGCTATGGGCTGCTTATTATTGATGCCGATGATCATAGGCTCAAGGCCTCGTTCGCCCCAATCATCGAGCGCGACATCATCGAACAAAACAGTTTTAAAAATATTTCAGCTGTAAACGAGCAACTGCAAAATCTGGGCGTACACATCCAGGTAAACCCGCGCGAGATCAACTTTTTTTACCTGAAAGATCAGCTGCGCGAACGCCTTGTTTTAGAGAACGACCGCTACAGCGTTAACAATACCGATATCAGTTTTACTGAAGAAGAACTGAAACAAGAGATAACTTCCGCACCTGAAAGGTTTAGCCCAAATGTTGTTATGCGCCCGTTATATCAGGAGTGTATTCTTCCTAATATCGCTTATATAGGCGGTGGTGCCGAAGTAGTTTATTGGCTGGAACTGAAATCGAACTTTGATTTTTACAACGTCGATTTCCCCATCCTCATCCTGCGTAATTCTGGTTTGGTGATTCGCAAGGAAACTGCGGCGAAGATCAAAAGCATGGAGCTAAGTCCGGCAGAGATCTTTAAAACTGCCGACGAGATAAAAAACAACTGGGTACAAAAACACAGCAACCACGATTTAACCCTGAACGAAGAGTGGCGCGAGATGCAATGTATTTTTGAGAAGATCAAACTCCGCGCCCATAAAATAGACCCTACCCTTTCACCATCCGCCGGTGCTGTACAAGCCCGCCTTAAACACGCGATGGACAATTTTCAGAAGAAACTGGTCAAAGCAGAAAAGCGCAATTACAAAACCCGGCTGGAACAGATAGAACACATTAAAGAAGATCTTTTTCCAAAAAACAGCCTGCAGGAACGCCAGGAAAACTTCGGGCTATCTTACGTTAAATGGGGCCAACTGTTTATCGATGAGCTGATCAGGAATTTTGAGCCATTGGATTTTAAGTTTACGGTACTGGCGGAATAA